The Candidatus Methylomirabilis limnetica DNA window GTGGATCGTTACCACGGGCGCCTTGTGCTCTTCAAGCAACAGGATCTTCAGCCCGTTCTCGAGCGCCGACTCCTTCACCCTGGCCGTGACCTGCGCGTCCACTAGACCTGGGGCCAGGATGACACAGAGAATCATCCAGGCTATCGCCAATCCCAGTCTTTGCAGTCGCTGTATCCGCTGTCTCATTACCGCTGCCATGGCGCGCTAACGACTCGATCCTTCATATTTGACACGGACCACCTGACCCACCGTAACGCTCATCTCTTGGGCGAATCCTGCCGGAACCTCCAGCACCATATCGGCTACCTGACTGACGACGGCAGGCGCCTCATGCAGGCGCGGCGGAGCAACGTTCGCATCAATGGCCACCATCTTACCCTCCCTGATCCAGAGAATATCGATCGGGATCAGCATCCCTTTCATCCAGAATACTCTGGGCTTCGCCGCGTCAAAAGGGAAGAGCATCCCTCTACCCTTTAAAAGCGACGATCGGCCCCCCAGCCCCCTCGCCTGCTCCTGTGCGGTTCGCACCACCTCAACGGTAATCGTCACCCGGCCGTCAATGACCACCTCGCCCCCTTGAAGGGCCGAGGCATCAGAGACCAGGAGCAGGTAGAGCAGAAGAGAGAAGAAGAAAGGGAACCCCTGGATGAAGAAATTCTGAACCGTCTTCATTTCTCAGGCAGCTCTCCCAGCCGAACCGAGAGGGCAAGTGGCCGCCCATCCCTAAGAATCTCGATCTTCACCTGGTCTCCCACCTTCCGCTCCCCATCCAAAAAGGCCGTCAGATCGTCTATCGATATCATCTTTCGGCTATCGACCGCAACGATAATATCCCCTCCTACATTGACCAGCATGTTACCGACCCGCGCCTTTCTTGTACTTCCCCTGATGCCCGCACGGTCCACCGGACCTTTTGGAGAGACCTGCATCACGACGATCCCCTGCCGAACCGGAAGCTTCAGGGCGTTGACCAACTCTGGCGTGATGTCCAGTCCGGCGACGCCCAGCCAGGGATGACTGACCCGCCCCTTGGCGATCAACTGGGGGAGCAGTCGCTTCGCCGTATCGATTGGGATGGCAAAACCGATTCCGACAGACCCGCCGCTCGGTGTGTAGATGGCGCTGTTGATCCCGACGACCTCGCCCCTGGAGTTCAGCAGCGGTCCGCCTGAATTGCCGGGATTGATCGGCGCGTCGGTCTGGATGACGCCTCGAATCTGGCGTCCACTCTCAGAGCGGAGCGTCCGACCCATCGAGCTGATCACGCCGCGGGTGACGGTTCGATCCAGGCCGAACGGATTGCCGATGGCAATGGCCATCTGCCCCACCTGCACGGTATCGCTACTTCCCAACTTCAAAGGGAAAAGCTTCTCCTTCGGAACAGAAATCTTTATGACTGCCAGATCATTGCTGGGATCACGGCCGATCAACTTTGCCGAAACCTTACTCTTGTCGGGTAACGTCACCTCTAGACTGTCAGCCTCTTCCACCACATGGTTATTCGTCAGGATATATCCCCGGTCATCCACTACGAAGCCCGTACCAGTACCTTTCTGGGGGACCGGATTGGAGAATACATCGTACGCCAGGGCGGTGCTGGTGATGTGAACGACGCCTGGGCTGGCATGTTTATAGACTGATATCACAATCTGTTCCTCAGGGCTAAGGCCAGAATTTTCCGCTTGGGTTTTTTGTGCCAGGGCGTCAACCCCAACGACGAGGCACCCAGCAGTCAAGAGCACAGCCAACACTGCGCGCCGAACCTGACCGGAAAAGCTATCAGACAAATGCCTCGCTCCTTCGATTACGTCAGCAACCCAAAAAGAAAAGTGGATCCTCCGTCCACTTCGACGACTGTAAAACACCACCGTGGGCTTGTCAACGCCCAAGGTGGCTAATCCAACTTTGCGAGCAAATCAGAGTCTACAGTGAGAGGCCCATAGCACTTCCTGTCTCGCACCTCGCACTACTGTTTCGAAATGTATTTCTCCGGCGACTGCTCGAAGGCTCGTTTGCAGCCTACAGCGCAGAAATAGTAGGTCACCCCTTGATAGACGGCTGTGGCCGCCGCCCGCTTTTCATCCACCATCATCTCACATACGGGATCTTTCGACATCGCTCCCCCTCCGCTCACCTTGCGTATTTTCGGTCAATTGCCGTCTTGATCTCTGCAACTGTCTTTCCCTGCTTGTGCATGGCATACGCATCCAGCGTAATGTCTTGGCACATCCCTCACCCGTCGGCATGCCGATCCGCGTAACAATCGAGGTTGCTTTGATGGTTGGCCGACGCGACGCAACCGCAATAGCAGGGCATCTGCTCGATCAGTTCCGGCGCTTCCTTGGCGATCCGATAGGCCTGCGCTGTTTTTCCACTGAACAGCGCAGGTGACGGCGTAACCGGCCGCGGCCGTTTCGGAATTACCTGAAGCACGCTACCGGCGCCTTCTGCTCTCCTCACGCCCGGGCGCCAACCAACGTCAAGCCCGACGAATAGGCCGACCAGGCCTCCGCCAAGGATCTTGAGAACCGCTCGTCGGTCAGACTGCTCTCCTTCATCCCGTTCCATACGCCTTCACCCTCCTCCCTTGTGTGTGTTGCGTCTATTGCGTCTATTGCGTTCATTTTCGTTGAGGGTCGATACCCCGCGGCTTGCCGCGAGTTCGTCATACCGGCGGAAGCCGGTATCCAGCGGGCCAGACTGGATTCCCCCGTATCCAGTACGGGGCAGGCGTGTCAAGCACGGAATGACGGTCCAGAACATAAGACGATACCCCGCGGCTTGCTGCGGGGTGTTTCATGGCGTTCATGGCGTCTAGCGCCTTACGCTGCACGCTATAGAGCATATTCGCCGATCCCGCTATGAGGACGCCGGCACGGCTGTGGGCTGAAATCTCCGTAAGCGGAGGGCATTGCTGACCACGGTGACCGAGGAGAGCGCCATGGCTGCGCCGGCCAGGACCGGACTCAGCATCACCCCCCACAACGGGTACAGGACGCCGGCGGCCACCGGGATCAGGACCACATTATAGGCAAATGCCCAAAACAGGTTCTGCTTGATGTTTCGCATCGTCAATCTACTTAACTGTAGCGCTGTCACGACGCTTCGCAGATCGCCCCCGATCAGGGTGATATCGGCCGCTTCCATCGCCACATCGGTCCCTGTTCCGATGGCGATCCCGACATCGGCCTGGGCCAGGGCGGGGGCGTCATTGATCCCATCGCCCACCATGGCCACCAGCTTCCCCTGCTCCTGGAGCCTGCGAACTTCCAGCGCCTTATGTTCCGGCAGAACCTCCGCCATGATCCGGTCGATTCCGACCTGCCTGGCGATAGCCTCGGCGGTCCGACGGGTATCTCCGGTGATCACGGCCACCTCAATGCCCAGGTGACGTATGGCAACTACGGCCGACTGCGAATACGGCTTCACGACGTCGGCCACAGCCACAATGCCGAGGAGCCGGGCATCGGCGGCGACGAACATCGACGTCTTCCCCTCCCCCGAGAGCGCTTCCGCCTGCTCGCCCATCCCGGCGAGGTCAATCCCGCGCTCCCGCATCAGAGCGATATTGCCAAGGAGAATCTCCCGCCCCTCTACGACGGCCCTGATCCCATATCCAGGGATCGCCTTAAACTCCTGCGGCTCGGCCACGTCGAGCCCCTTTGCCTTGGCGTAATCAATGATCGCCTGTCCAAGCGGGTGCTCGGAGCCTTGTTCCGCCGATGCCGCAAGCCGAAGTAGCTCCCGCTCATCCGGGCTCAGCGATAAGTTTCGAGTTTCGGGTTTCGGGTTTCTGGTCAAATTCGATGAAGAACTCGAAACTCGAAACTCGAAACTCGAAACAACATCCGTAACTACCGGCTGGCCGACGGTCAGCGTACCAGTCTTATCGAAAATGATCACGTTCACCTGGTAGGCTCGTTCAAGGCTCTCGGCGTTCTTGATCAGAATACCGTACTCTGCCCCCTTCCCGATTCCGACCATAATCGACGTGGGCGTCGCGAGACCCAGGGCACAGGGGCAGGCGATCACCAGCACGGCCACGAAGTTCGAGAGGGCAACGAGAAACGCCTGCTCACCCCCGAGCAGCAGCCAGACCCCGAAGGTCACGACCGCGATAACCAGGACGATCGGCACAAAGACCCCGGCGATCTTATCGACCAGTCGCTGGATGGGCGCCTTTGATCCCTGGGCCTGCTCGACCAATCGGACGATCTGGGCGAGGACGGTCTCTTGTCCCACCTTGGTCGCCTCGAACTTGAAGCTGCCCATCTTATTCATCGTTGCGCCAACCACCTGATCGCCCGGCCCCTTCTCCACAGGGAGGCTCTCCCCGGTCAGCATCGATTCATCAAGCGCCGATCGACCCTCGCGGATAATCCCGTCCACCGGCACCTTCTCCCCCGGCCTGACCAATACCAGGTCGCCGGCCCTAACCTCCTCCACCGGGATGTCTTGCGCGAGGTCCCCACGGATTACCCGAGCGGTCTTGGCCCGAAGTCCCATCAGTGTCTTAATCGCCTCAGAGGTCCGACCCTTCGCCTTGGCCTCAAGCCACCTTCCCATGACGATCAGGGTCATGAGGATGCTCGCTGTGTCGTAGTAGGTCATCGCCTCCATCCCCGTCGGAGCGATGGCCGCAGGGAAGAAGGTGAGCGCCGCACTGTACAGGTAGGCCGCATTCGTCCCGATCGACACCAGGGTGTTCATATCGGCGGTTCGGTGTTTCAGACTCATCCAGAACCCTCGATGGAACTGCCAGCCGACCCAGAACTGTACTGGTGTGGTAAGAACAAAGAGCAGGTTGGGGTTGGCGAGCAGCGAAGGCGCCCACGGGAACCAGTCCGGAAAACTGCCAAGCAGGATGGGGACGCTCAGGGCCGCCCCAACCAGAAATCTGGTCCGAAGCAGGCGGATCTCCGCATCTGCTGTCGCCTTCTCCTGATCGGGCGTTGGGACAGCATCCATGTCCGGGACAACATACCCGGCCGCTTCGATTGAGTTGCGCAGATCAGCCGGCTGGGTGACGGCGTCAAGGTAGGTCACGCTCGCCCGCTCCGTTGCGAAGTTGACGGAGGCGGAGACCACCCCCGGGACTTCCAGCAACGTCTGCTCGATGCGCTGCACGCACGAGGCGCAAGACATCCCCCGGATCGGGATCTCGACTACCCTCGTGTTCGCACGTTGCACCTCGGGCGCTACACTCAAAACCCCCCTTTGCCCCCCTTTGCTAAAGGGGGGGGCAGGTGGTTTTGGACTTTGCCCCTCTGCCTCTGCACGCCCTATCCCCATATTCCCCCCTTTCGTAAAGGGGGGGTGGGGGGGTTTAGTCACATACTGCTCCGGCGACTTGTCGAAGGCTTCTTTACAGCCCACCGCGCAGAAATAGTACTCTACCCCTCGGTAGCGGCTCGTGCCTGCGGCCTCCTCGGGGAGCACATCCATACCACAAATCGGGTCTCTTGCCATTACCAGCTTCCCAACTCTTGGCGTCTGCCGCTGAAGCCTCCTCGACCGGCCAAAAGATCAAACAGCATGACAATGGAACGAGGCGTCCCCGCCCAGACCTGATCCTCAAACGACTCGTAACTCTCCTCGCCTATCAAGACCTTTCTGTAGAGATCGATCACCCCGCGACGTCGTCTGAGCACCTGGAACCAAAGCCAGGGAAGCCGATGGGCCGCACGGCTCAGCCGGCCAGCCGCCTCAAGCGCCGGTGTGATCTCCGTCGAGATGGCCGCCTGATACCACTGGAGATCACCGCCATCGCTCCCCGCCCTGACAATGGCCCTGGCTGCCAGTTGTCCGCTCTGGATGGCGTAGTAGATCCCTTCCCCTAGAAAGGGATCGACCAGACATGCCGCGTCACCTGTGAGAAGCGCGCGTCCCCGGTGAATCGGGCCGGTCCCGTCATGATAGACCGGGATCATCGCCCCGGTGGTCCGCACCGCTTTGCCGTTGCTGAAGCCGCCGGCGCTGAGGAAGGCCGTGAGGCACGGTAGGGCCCGCTTCGCCGACCTCCGGTCGATCGATACGCCGACAGAGGCCACCCCACGCTTCGGAAAGGCCCAACAATAGCCCCCTGGGGTCCTACCCACATCGATGATCACCCGGCCCCGGAGCGCTGCCTCACCAGCGCTCGTCAAGGGAATCTCCGCGTCCAGCCCCACTGCCATTGGCTGCGCGCGATCCGGAAACAGATCCCTGGCGACAACGCCGCAGGCGCCATCAGCCCCGATCACAAAGTCCGCGATCTCCGTCCGCCCGCCGAGATCAACCTCGACACCGTTCGCCGATTCTTTGACAGATCGCACCGCCTGTCCATCCTGTAACTCGGCTCCGGCGTCAACCGCACGGCCGCACAGGGCCTGATCAAAGGTGTCGCGCCAGACCATATAGGCCACCGGCTCCGAAAAGGTCGCCTCGACCGGATTGCGACCGCGCCAGGTAAAGGTGAGGTTGGTAATCGACTCCTCGTTCAGCTCGCCCAGATCGAACGGCAGCAGCCGCTCCACCCGCCGCGACAGGCAGCCGCCGCACGCCTTATAGCGAGGCAGCCTTCGCCGTTCCAGCAGAAGCACCTTGGCGCCCGCCTTTGCCAGCGCCATCGCCGCCGTCGCCCCGGCAGGCCCGCCACCAACTACGATCGTATCGTATCGCACCAGATCCCTCAGGCGCTACCGGCCGTAGCGCGCGAAGACCTCCAGAAGTTCCTCAATCTTCTTCTGTCGATCCTCCGCCCGCCCGGAGGCTATCGCCTCTGCAACACACGATTCAATATGACGGCCCAGGAGAATCTTACGAACCTGCTCCAACGCGCCATGGACGGCGGAGAGCTGCAACAGGATATCGACGCAGTACTTCCCCTCCTCCACCATCCGCTGCACGCCCTGCACCTGGCCCTCGATCCGGCTCAGGCGGCCCATCGCCTTTTGCTTCGTCTCCTCGTCGATCATCTCTTCCACCTCAATTCAGTCTAAGCGACAACTACCCTACTCCGGTAGAGTATACGCCCGCATGGCGATCCAGTCAAAACTAACCCGGTAATCAGGTGTCTTGCGTCTCGCTTCATCCGTCCCTCGCCAGATTGATTGACATCTATAATCTGCCCCCTTACAATCGCCTCTATGCCAAAAGTCCGGGTCGGCGAGATTGAGATGTTTTACCACGAAGACGGCCACTGTGAGCCTGTCTTCTGGATCCACGGGCTCGGCATCGACCACCGGATCTGGGCGCTGCAGATACCGCTGTTCAGCCGGCACTTCCGTTGCGTGACCTTCGACAACCGCGACGCCGGCCAAAGTGACCGCTCACAGGGTTCCTATACTATACAGAACATGGCCGACGATGCCATCCGCCTGATGGACGCACTCGCCATTGATCAGGCCCACATCGTGGGTATTTCCATGGGCGGGGCGGTCGCCCAGGAGCTGGCTATTGCCCATCCTACCAGGGTCAAGCGACTGGTCCTTGTCTCGACCTACACCTCGGCCGATCGACGCGGCACTGACATACTGAACTCGTTCGCCTTGATGCGGGCCCGCTTCAGCCGGGAAGAGTATGCGCGGGCTACCAGTCCATGGGTATTCACGTACGAGGACTATCTTATCCCGGGATTGGCAGAGTCGGTCATCACCCGATTCCTGGAGGATCCATACTTTCTCCCGTCCGACGTCTACGCCCGCCAAATCGAGGCCGCACGCAGTCACTTCACCGAAGATCGCTTGAGCCGGATTACGGCCCCCACGCTGATTGTGGCCGGCGATGAAGATCTCATGACCCCAATGCGTTTTGCCGGGACGCTCCACGAGGGAATCCCCGGCGCTAAGCTGGCAGTGATCCGGGGCAGCGGACACGCCTTGGTCCTCACCCACGCTGAGGAGTTTAACCGCATCGTCCTGTCGTTCCTCAAAGAGTCCTGAGCCTCGATCAAATCCCCCCTCGCCCCCCTTTATCAAAGGGGGGTTGGAGAGATTATGGACGCGTCGATTCGCACTACCCTGGATTCTTACGAAACCTACCTCGTCGAGCACAACCGCTCCATGGGGTGCATGGTGACCATCAGGCACCCGTTCGTGCTTTTCACGAACGACGAGATCGCCGTGCCCTGGTACAACTATGCCGGCGTCGTACCGTGGAGCGAGATCCCAGGGCGCGAGTGCATCGAGGAGGTCATGGCGCACTACCGCGCGCGGGGCTATAGCCCGCACTTCACGTTCACGCTCGAGACAGCGCCGGAGGGACTGGCCGAGGCATTGCAGTCGGCGGGCTGTGCGCTCGAGTCCCACAAGTACGTCATGTTTCAGTACGAGCCGGTCGACCCGTCGGTACCGGCAGACGTGCGGCTGGGCAAGACAGGGCCTGAGGACATGCCGGCCGCGGGGCGCATCCTGGGCGTCAGTTTCGATTCGGGCGAGTCGGCGTGGCAGGATCCAACGGTGCGTATCCGGCTGGTTGCGCGTATGCGTGCGGCGCGCATGCACCAGCTCGGCGCGTGGGTGGATGGACAGCTTGCCGCAGCGGCACATCTGCACACGGGCGTCGGTGTGGGACATATTACCGGGGTAGCCACCGCTCCGGAGTTCCGCGGGCGCGGTCTGGCCGGCCTGCTCACCGCGTACGCCGCACGCTTCGCCCGCGAAGAAGGCGCCACGCTCGTCGCGCTCGAGGTAGCCACGCCGGACGCGGAGCGTGTGTACGCGCGCATCGGCTTCAGGCGCGCGGTAGAACGAGTTGAGTATAGTGTAACTACTCAGGTAGATAGGCTGAAGGCTGAAGGCTTTTAGGGGTAAGTCATGCGTGATCGTAACTACTCAGGTGTTTAGGCTGTAGGCTGAAGGCTGTTAGCCATTGCGCATGGACCGAATCAAGGCGCCCAGAACCTTTTCGGCCTCCATCATGTTCGCGTCGCATTCAGAAAACGCCTGGCTCATCTGTGCGCGTTCCTACAGTCTAAAAGACTACAGTCTATCCACCTGAATAGTTACGCGTGATCAAAGAAAACTCAGAAAAGGTCTTGAATGGCTCGATTCGTGCCTTGCTAGATAATTTAGAACCTTCAGCCTTCAGCCTTCAGCCTAAACACCTGAGTAGTTACCTTAGATCTTCGCCGGTCTATGACCGGCTGACTTCAATTCATGGTCGATGCGTTCGCTCAGGAACACCTTGAGCAATGACTGATATGGTACATCGCGTTTGTTCGCCAGGAGCTTCAACTCTTCCAACATGATTTCCGGCAGCCGCAACGATATCGTTTTTACAGAAGGGTGAAGCCGGGGAAAGAGCATCCTCCTGCCCTTCTTCCAATCGATGTAGTCCGTCGAGTCGGCCGTCGCCCAAAACTCGCGCTCTTCATCTTCCGACGAAAACCTCGGGATCTTCTTCATGACGCCTTATACTCCCTTCGCTCCTTCTTACTCATGTCTCTGGCCGAAATCACACGGATCAGATTGCGTCGGAGCGTAAAGACCACCAGCAACAGCCTCCCGGCATCGGTCTGGCCAAG harbors:
- a CDS encoding alpha/beta fold hydrolase; amino-acid sequence: MPKVRVGEIEMFYHEDGHCEPVFWIHGLGIDHRIWALQIPLFSRHFRCVTFDNRDAGQSDRSQGSYTIQNMADDAIRLMDALAIDQAHIVGISMGGAVAQELAIAHPTRVKRLVLVSTYTSADRRGTDILNSFALMRARFSREEYARATSPWVFTYEDYLIPGLAESVITRFLEDPYFLPSDVYARQIEAARSHFTEDRLSRITAPTLIVAGDEDLMTPMRFAGTLHEGIPGAKLAVIRGSGHALVLTHAEEFNRIVLSFLKES
- a CDS encoding metal-sensitive transcriptional regulator, which encodes MIDEETKQKAMGRLSRIEGQVQGVQRMVEEGKYCVDILLQLSAVHGALEQVRKILLGRHIESCVAEAIASGRAEDRQKKIEELLEVFARYGR
- a CDS encoding GNAT family N-acetyltransferase, which codes for MDASIRTTLDSYETYLVEHNRSMGCMVTIRHPFVLFTNDEIAVPWYNYAGVVPWSEIPGRECIEEVMAHYRARGYSPHFTFTLETAPEGLAEALQSAGCALESHKYVMFQYEPVDPSVPADVRLGKTGPEDMPAAGRILGVSFDSGESAWQDPTVRIRLVARMRAARMHQLGAWVDGQLAAAAHLHTGVGVGHITGVATAPEFRGRGLAGLLTAYAARFAREEGATLVALEVATPDAERVYARIGFRRAVERVEYSVTTQVDRLKAEGF
- a CDS encoding BrnA antitoxin family protein — its product is MKKIPRFSSEDEEREFWATADSTDYIDWKKGRRMLFPRLHPSVKTISLRLPEIMLEELKLLANKRDVPYQSLLKVFLSERIDHELKSAGHRPAKI
- a CDS encoding heavy metal translocating P-type ATPase; the encoded protein is MARDPICGMDVLPEEAAGTSRYRGVEYYFCAVGCKEAFDKSPEQYVTKPPHPPFTKGGNMGIGRAEAEGQSPKPPAPPFSKGGQRGVLSVAPEVQRANTRVVEIPIRGMSCASCVQRIEQTLLEVPGVVSASVNFATERASVTYLDAVTQPADLRNSIEAAGYVVPDMDAVPTPDQEKATADAEIRLLRTRFLVGAALSVPILLGSFPDWFPWAPSLLANPNLLFVLTTPVQFWVGWQFHRGFWMSLKHRTADMNTLVSIGTNAAYLYSAALTFFPAAIAPTGMEAMTYYDTASILMTLIVMGRWLEAKAKGRTSEAIKTLMGLRAKTARVIRGDLAQDIPVEEVRAGDLVLVRPGEKVPVDGIIREGRSALDESMLTGESLPVEKGPGDQVVGATMNKMGSFKFEATKVGQETVLAQIVRLVEQAQGSKAPIQRLVDKIAGVFVPIVLVIAVVTFGVWLLLGGEQAFLVALSNFVAVLVIACPCALGLATPTSIMVGIGKGAEYGILIKNAESLERAYQVNVIIFDKTGTLTVGQPVVTDVVSSFEFRVSSSSSNLTRNPKPETRNLSLSPDERELLRLAASAEQGSEHPLGQAIIDYAKAKGLDVAEPQEFKAIPGYGIRAVVEGREILLGNIALMRERGIDLAGMGEQAEALSGEGKTSMFVAADARLLGIVAVADVVKPYSQSAVVAIRHLGIEVAVITGDTRRTAEAIARQVGIDRIMAEVLPEHKALEVRRLQEQGKLVAMVGDGINDAPALAQADVGIAIGTGTDVAMEAADITLIGGDLRSVVTALQLSRLTMRNIKQNLFWAFAYNVVLIPVAAGVLYPLWGVMLSPVLAGAAMALSSVTVVSNALRLRRFQPTAVPASS
- a CDS encoding S1C family serine protease, which encodes MISVYKHASPGVVHITSTALAYDVFSNPVPQKGTGTGFVVDDRGYILTNNHVVEEADSLEVTLPDKSKVSAKLIGRDPSNDLAVIKISVPKEKLFPLKLGSSDTVQVGQMAIAIGNPFGLDRTVTRGVISSMGRTLRSESGRQIRGVIQTDAPINPGNSGGPLLNSRGEVVGINSAIYTPSGGSVGIGFAIPIDTAKRLLPQLIAKGRVSHPWLGVAGLDITPELVNALKLPVRQGIVVMQVSPKGPVDRAGIRGSTRKARVGNMLVNVGGDIIVAVDSRKMISIDDLTAFLDGERKVGDQVKIEILRDGRPLALSVRLGELPEK
- a CDS encoding YHS domain-containing protein; translation: MSKDPVCEMMVDEKRAAATAVYQGVTYYFCAVGCKRAFEQSPEKYISKQ
- a CDS encoding DUF192 domain-containing protein: MKTVQNFFIQGFPFFFSLLLYLLLVSDASALQGGEVVIDGRVTITVEVVRTAQEQARGLGGRSSLLKGRGMLFPFDAAKPRVFWMKGMLIPIDILWIREGKMVAIDANVAPPRLHEAPAVVSQVADMVLEVPAGFAQEMSVTVGQVVRVKYEGSSR
- a CDS encoding geranylgeranyl reductase family protein: MRYDTIVVGGGPAGATAAMALAKAGAKVLLLERRRLPRYKACGGCLSRRVERLLPFDLGELNEESITNLTFTWRGRNPVEATFSEPVAYMVWRDTFDQALCGRAVDAGAELQDGQAVRSVKESANGVEVDLGGRTEIADFVIGADGACGVVARDLFPDRAQPMAVGLDAEIPLTSAGEAALRGRVIIDVGRTPGGYCWAFPKRGVASVGVSIDRRSAKRALPCLTAFLSAGGFSNGKAVRTTGAMIPVYHDGTGPIHRGRALLTGDAACLVDPFLGEGIYYAIQSGQLAARAIVRAGSDGGDLQWYQAAISTEITPALEAAGRLSRAAHRLPWLWFQVLRRRRGVIDLYRKVLIGEESYESFEDQVWAGTPRSIVMLFDLLAGRGGFSGRRQELGSW
- a CDS encoding CYCXC family (seleno)protein produces the protein MERDEGEQSDRRAVLKILGGGLVGLFVGLDVGWRPGVRRAEGAGSVLQVIPKRPRPVTPSPALFSGKTAQAYRIAKEAPELIEQMPCYCGCVASANHQSNLDCYADRHADGUGMCQDITLDAYAMHKQGKTVAEIKTAIDRKYAR